The window AACCACGGCTCGCAGCCGCGCATCATCACCACCCATCGCTACATCTTATGTAGATTTGCGAAGTCTTGATCAGTTTGAGGCATGGAAAGTTCCGCACTGCGCGTCGGAGCGGTAACGCACCGTCACTCGCCGGGCCAGTTCGGCTTCCGCTTCTCGTTGAACGCGGCCACGCCCTCCGCCCGGTCCCCGGAGAAGGCCACCGACCGCCAGGCCGCGTCCTCCACTTCCAGACCGGCCCGCAGATCGAGCCCGTGCCCGAGCCGCAGCGCACGCTTCGCGGCACGCAGGCCCACCGGCGAGTTGGCAGCGATCCGCCCGGCGAGCGCCAGCGCCTGCGCCCGGTCCTGCCCCGCCTCCACCAGCTCGTCGACCAGACCCAATTCCCGCGCCTCGGCCGCCTCCACCCGGCGGGCGGTGAAGACCAGCTCGGCAGCGCGTGCCGCCCCGATCCGGCGCGGCAGCAACTGCGTACCGCCGCCGCCCGGGATGACACCGACCGAGACCTCGGGCAGGCCCACCACGGCCGTACGGTCGGCGACGATCAGATCGCAGGACAGCGCCAGCTCGAAGCCGCCGCCGAGCGCGAACCCGTGCACGGCGGCGACCGTCGGCATCGGCAGGTCGAGCACGCCGGTGTAGGCGGCGCGGGCGGTGGGCCGCTGGCGGACCAGCTCGGCGTCGG is drawn from Streptomyces sp. NBC_01717 and contains these coding sequences:
- a CDS encoding enoyl-CoA hydratase/isomerase family protein — protein: MTVTSEQRFGEFVVVRVHEGQEHVAELVLDRPKAMNAVSTDMARSIGAACAALAADQDVRVTVLTSSHDRAFCVGADLKERNSFTDAELVRQRPTARAAYTGVLDLPMPTVAAVHGFALGGGFELALSCDLIVADRTAVVGLPEVSVGVIPGGGGTQLLPRRIGAARAAELVFTARRVEAAEARELGLVDELVEAGQDRAQALALAGRIAANSPVGLRAAKRALRLGHGLDLRAGLEVEDAAWRSVAFSGDRAEGVAAFNEKRKPNWPGE